In Acidimicrobiia bacterium, the sequence CAGCAGCGCCAGCGCCGCCCGCCGCAAAGGCCGCCGGTTCGGACCCGCACGATCGATCGACCGCTGGTACAGCCCCTCGGCGCGCGCGAAGTCGTCGCTGCCGCCGCTGACACCGCTGCCGCTGCTCTCGCCGTCCCCGAGCGCCTTGAGAGCCAGCACCTTCGCGAGCCCCGCGAGCGTGTCCTCGCCCTCGTTGAGCCGCAGCGCGTCCTCGGCCGCCGCCACCGCCTCGCCGTAACGCCCGGCAGCGGCAAGCGTGGTCGCGTACACGCCAACCGCGTCGGCCTCGCCGGGGAACGCGTCGCGATACAGCCTCCCGATCGCGAGCGCCTCGTCGGGCCGATCGAGATACAGCAACACGCTCGATTCGTGGTCGTAGATCCGCCCGCGGAACTGCAGCGCCGGGTCCGCGAGCAGCGCGCGGTACTCGTCGTCCGCGGCGGCGTAGGCGCCGGCTCGATAGTCGAGCTCCGCGGTCCAGAACGCGAGCTCGCGATCGACCGTCGCGCCGCTCGCCGCGATCGCCGCGCGCGCGGCCGCCGGTCCGCCGCTCGCGAGCGCCAGTGCGGCGTCGATCAGCGCGCGGTCCTTGCTGCCGGCCTCGGTCGCTGGTCTCGCGCGCTGCGCGCCCGCGACCGCCGCCGCGCGGTCGACCTCCGAGCCGTTGAACAGGATGATGTACGCGTTCGCGCGCGCGTGGTCCGGCGCGACGGCGAGCGCCGCGCGCAACGACGACAGCGCCTTGTCGTTGTAGAAGACATCGTACTCTTCGAGCGCGCGGGACACGTAGCTGTCGCCGGGCTTGTCGGGCGCCGGGCCGCCGTGGGTTCCCCACATCGAGACGCCCGCGATCACCGCTGCCGCGATCGCCGCCGCGCCAGCCGCCACGAGGGGCCACCGCCGGCCGCGCGGCGCGAACAGCCGTGCGCGCTCCGCCGCGACCGCGTCGCGCAGGGCCGCCATCGCCGGCCACCGGTCGTCGCGCTCCTTCGCGAGCGCGCGGTCGACGATCGCCACGACGCTCGCCGGCACGCGCGTGCGGTCGAGCGCCGGCGTCGGTGCGCTCGCGATCTGCGCGAACAGCTCGTCGAGCGTCGTCGCGTTGTACGGTGGCTTGCCGGCGAGCACCTCGAACGCGAGTACGCCGAGCGAGAACACCTCGCTTCGCTCGTCGGGGAGATCGCCACCGATCTGCTCGGGCGCCATGTACAGCGGCGTGCCGAGCAGCTGGCCGGCGTGCGTGCGATAGCTCGCGACGTCCTCTGCCGATGGCGAGCCGTGCGCACGCGCGGCCACGGCCGCCATCGGCCGGCTCTGGCTTGGCATCGTCTCGTCGAGCGCGATCCGCGTCTCGGACGTGCTCGGCATGCTCGCGCGCGCCGGCGGTGGCGTCCCGCTCGCAGGCGCCGCGTCACCGTCGCGCAGCTTCGCGAGCCCGAAATCGAGCACCTTCACCCCGCCCTCGCTCGTGATCATCACGTTCGCGGCCTTGATGTCGCGGTGCAGGATCCCGCGCGCGTGCGCTGCCGCCAGCGCGTCCGCGACGCCCTCGATCCACGCCAGCGCCTGCGCGAGCGGCGGCGGGCCGTCCTTCTTCAGCAGCTCGGACAGCGTCCGCCCCTCGACGAGCTCCATCACGAGGATGTCGTCGCCGTGATGCTGCACGACGTCGAACAGCGTGACCACGTTCGCGTGCCGGATCGCTGCCGCCGCGCGCGCCTCGCGCAGCATGCGCACGCGTCGCTCGAGATCGGCATCGAGGTCCGCCGGCACGACCTTGAGTGCCACGTAGCGGTCCAGGCGTTCATCGCGCGCGCGCCACACCTCGCCCATGGCGCCGCGGCCGAGCTGGGACACGAACCGGTACGGCCCGACGAGGTCGCCCGGCTCGGGCATCAGCCGACGAGCCCGCGAGCCTGCAGCGCGGCCACGATCGCGGCCTCGCAGGCCTCGCGTGACATCCGGTCGGTGCGCACCATCACGTCGGGATCCGGCGGCGGCTCGTAGGGATCCGACACACCGGTGAAGTGTGGGATCTCGCCGGCGAGCGCGCGCTTGTACAAGCCCTTGACGTCGCGCGCGGTCACGACGTCGAGTGGCGCGTCGACGTGCACCTCGACGAACGCGTGCCCGGCCGCCGCGCTGAGCGCGCGGATGTCGCTGCGCGTCGCCGCGTACGGCGAGATCGCCGACACGAACACCACGACGCCGTGCTTCGCGAGCAGCCGCGCCACGTACGCGATGCGATGCACGTTCGTGTCGCGGTCGGCGCGCGTGAAGCCCAGGCCGGCGGAGATGTACAAGCGCACCTCGTCGCCGTCGAGCATCTCGACCGGCCGCGCCGCGCCGATCCGCGCCGCCACCGCGGTCGCGAGCGTCGACTTGCCGGCGCCCGACAGCCCGGTCAGCCAGACCACTCCACCCGCGCCCGCCATCGCTATTCCGCCAGCAGCATCCCGGCCGCGACCGTGTTGTTCGTCCCCTCGTCGACGAGGATGAACGAGCCCGTCGCGCGGTTGCGCTTGTAGGCGTCGTAGATCACCGGCGTCGTCGTGCGGAGCCGGATCCGTCCGATGTCGTTCAAGCCGAGCTTGCCGGTGGTCTCGTCGCGGTGCCCGGTGTTGACGTCGAGCCGGTACAACACGTCCCCGACGACCGCGCGCGTCCATCGCGTCGTGTGCTTGAGCGCGTAGCGGCCCTTCGGCTGCAGCGGCTTGTCGGTCATCCAGCACACCATCGCGTCGAGGTCCTGGCCGACGGTCGGCTGGTTGTTCGGCCGGCACAGCATGTCGCCGCGCGACACGTCGACGTCATCCGCGAGGTGCACGACCACGCTCATCGGCGCGAACGCGGCCTCGACGTCGACGCCTCCGCTCTCGATGCGCGCGATCTTGGTCTCGAGGCCGCTCGGCAGCGCGACGATGTCGTCGCCGACGCGCATCACGCCGCCCGCGACCTGGCCGGCGTAGCCGCGGTAGTCGTGGTGCTCCGCGGCCTGCGTCTGCGGGCGGATCACCCACTGCACGGGGAACCGCACGTCGATCAGGTTGCGGTCGCTCGCGATGTGCACGGTCTCGAGGTGATAGAGCAGCGTCGGGCCGCGGTACCAAGACATGTCGGCGCTGCGCTCGACGACGTTCGCGCCGGTGAGCGCGCTGATCGGGATGAACGCGATGTCCTGCACGTCGAGGCGCGCCGCGAAGTTGCGGAACTCGGTCTCGATGCGCCGGAACGTGGCCTCGTCCCAGCCGACGAGGTCCATCTTGTTGACCGCGAACACGAGGTGCGGGATGCGCAGCAGCGACGCGATGAACGAGTGCCGGCGGCTCTGCTCGACGAGCCCGTGCCGCGCGTCGACGAGGATGATCGACAGCGACGCCGTCGACGCGCCGGTGACCATGTTGCGCGTGTACTGCACGTGGCCCGGCGTGTCCGCGATGATGAACTTGCGCTTCTTCGTCGCGAAGTAGCGATACGCGACATCGATCGTGA encodes:
- the cysC gene encoding adenylyl-sulfate kinase, whose protein sequence is MAGAGGVVWLTGLSGAGKSTLATAVAARIGAARPVEMLDGDEVRLYISAGLGFTRADRDTNVHRIAYVARLLAKHGVVVFVSAISPYAATRSDIRALSAAAGHAFVEVHVDAPLDVVTARDVKGLYKRALAGEIPHFTGVSDPYEPPPDPDVMVRTDRMSREACEAAIVAALQARGLVG
- a CDS encoding GTP-binding protein, whose protein sequence is KTAFEDQLAHVEDVSRRRGDERTNLALLTDGLRAEREQGITIDVAYRYFATKKRKFIIADTPGHVQYTRNMVTGASTASLSIILVDARHGLVEQSRRHSFIASLLRIPHLVFAVNKMDLVGWDEATFRRIETEFRNFAARLDVQDIAFIPISALTGANVVERSADMSWYRGPTLLYHLETVHIASDRNLIDVRFPVQWVIRPQTQAAEHHDYRGYAGQVAGGVMRVGDDIVALPSGLETKIARIESGGVDVEAAFAPMSVVVHLADDVDVSRGDMLCRPNNQPTVGQDLDAMVCWMTDKPLQPKGRYALKHTTRWTRAVVGDVLYRLDVNTGHRDETTGKLGLNDIGRIRLRTTTPVIYDAYKRNRATGSFILVDEGTNNTVAAGMLLAE
- a CDS encoding protein kinase; the encoded protein is MPEPGDLVGPYRFVSQLGRGAMGEVWRARDERLDRYVALKVVPADLDADLERRVRMLREARAAAAIRHANVVTLFDVVQHHGDDILVMELVEGRTLSELLKKDGPPPLAQALAWIEGVADALAAAHARGILHRDIKAANVMITSEGGVKVLDFGLAKLRDGDAAPASGTPPPARASMPSTSETRIALDETMPSQSRPMAAVAARAHGSPSAEDVASYRTHAGQLLGTPLYMAPEQIGGDLPDERSEVFSLGVLAFEVLAGKPPYNATTLDELFAQIASAPTPALDRTRVPASVVAIVDRALAKERDDRWPAMAALRDAVAAERARLFAPRGRRWPLVAAGAAAIAAAVIAGVSMWGTHGGPAPDKPGDSYVSRALEEYDVFYNDKALSSLRAALAVAPDHARANAYIILFNGSEVDRAAAVAGAQRARPATEAGSKDRALIDAALALASGGPAAARAAIAASGATVDRELAFWTAELDYRAGAYAAADDEYRALLADPALQFRGRIYDHESSVLLYLDRPDEALAIGRLYRDAFPGEADAVGVYATTLAAAGRYGEAVAAAEDALRLNEGEDTLAGLAKVLALKALGDGESSGSGVSGGSDDFARAEGLYQRSIDRAGPNRRPLRRAALALLQWIAGDAATAQATVAPCLPGGADAAARERGACLFVAGVVDTTAAETAARELDHLAADSTPLHPAYGAPASLAMLVRARASFFAGACVGHGDRDTATAAAAVDGRAFDAPVDFYASYHLPFFVTYAACERAAWLAARGDRAGAVAVLAPIVARAQHRAWIEHALAEDR